Proteins found in one Pontibacter sp. SGAir0037 genomic segment:
- the rplQ gene encoding 50S ribosomal protein L17, translating into MRHGKKVNHLGRTASHRKALLSNMAASLILHKRVSTTVAKAKALRKYVEPLLTKSKNDTTHSRRTVFAYLQDKQSVKELFDEVAGKIANRPGGYTRIIKTGYRLGDNAEMCVMELVDYNEDMLSTTGTAGAGAKKSRRRGGKKKGADSAGAEATADTTETVSEESASNEETKDAE; encoded by the coding sequence ATGAGACACGGTAAAAAAGTAAATCACTTAGGAAGAACCGCTTCACACCGTAAGGCTTTGTTGTCAAATATGGCAGCTTCCCTTATACTTCACAAGCGTGTATCTACTACAGTTGCTAAGGCTAAAGCACTGCGTAAATATGTAGAGCCTCTGCTAACTAAATCAAAAAACGATACAACGCACTCAAGAAGAACTGTGTTTGCTTATCTTCAGGATAAACAATCTGTAAAAGAGCTTTTTGACGAAGTAGCTGGTAAAATAGCTAACAGACCTGGTGGTTATACTCGTATTATTAAAACTGGCTACAGACTAGGTGACAACGCAGAAATGTGTGTTATGGAGCTTGTAGACTACAACGAGGATATGTTATCTACAACAGGAACTGCCGGAGCAGGTGCTAAAAAATCTCGCCGCCGTGGTGGTAAGAAAAAAGGTGCTGATTCTGCTGGCGCGGAAGCAACTGCAGATACTACAGAAACAGTTTCTGAAGAGTCAGCTTCTAATGAGGAAACCAAAGATGCTGAATAA